The genomic segment TCAATAAAGGCCTCGCGACCTAGATCGTGACGCCCCTTGCCCTCGGTTGCCAGCTGACGTTCGACGACGTTCTGGGTGGCAATGCCTGCATGGTCAGTGCCGGGAATCCACATGGTATTATCGCCACACATGCGGTGATAGCGTACCAGGATATCCTGTAGTGTATTGTTTAAAGCATGGCCTACATGGAGTACGCCAGTAACGTTTGGTGGCGGGATAACGATGGAAAATGCATCTTTACCATCCTCCATCTTCGTTGCAAAAGCATTCTGCTTATGCCAACGAGAAAGCCACTTTTCTTCAACATCTGCAAACTCATATCCTTTACTTAACAAGCTGTCCTGTGCCATATTTTTCTTCTTCTCTGTGTATATAGGAGTAATCTAAAACAAAAACATATAACGATAACAGAACAGGATACCCCACCACTTCACTGGCTGGCAAGCCTTTTCTGTAGATCAACTATTCGCTAGGCAAAGGAGGTGCTTGAATTTCCCGAATAATGACCACCCCAAGGTTGAGGTAAAAAAATATGTTCATAAATACTGAGTGCGTATCTATCCGTCATCCCGGCCACATAGTCACAGACGCATCTGTGGGCAAATTGTTGGTCTTCCCACTCTGGAGTCTTTTCTCCATAGGTCCAGTCCATGCCCTGTCGTCGAACTAAACCATTTTCTAAAAAATAGTGGTAGAGATCGGTGATAATTCTGCTAGCCTTTTCAAATTCTCGGTAGATTTTTTCTGTTCGATAGACATTTTTAAAAAGAAAAGAACGCATTCTGTCAATGGCCTCGAGCATCTCTTCACTGACATGGAGATTGCCATCGTCCCCCCGCAGGGTTTCGACAATAAGATCCCGAACCATGGAACCAATCCGGGCGGCATGACTATCGCCGACAACAGCACAAATTTCTTGTGGTAGATCCTTTCTCTTTATCACTCCCGCTCGCAGGGCATCGTCCATATCATGGTTTACATAGGCGACTATGTCGGCCAAGCGGACAATTTGCCCTTCAAGGGTAATAGCCAGACTCTTGGTGTTTTTGGGTAATATTTCTCCTTCGCCTTTGGAGTGACGGACAATACCGTTTCGTACCTCAAGGGTAAGGTTAAGGCCCCTGCCATCGTGCTCCAGCATATCAACTACTCGCAGGCTATGTATATAGTGGCGAAAGCCCTTGGGGTGCAATTTGTTGAGCGTTGCCTCTCCTGCATGGCCAAAAGGGGTATGACCAAGATCATGTCCCAGGGCAATGGCCTCGGTTAGCGATTCATTGAGACAGAGGGCCGCTGCCACGGTGCGTGCTATTTGGGAAACTTCTAAGACATGGGTAAGACGGGTGCGGTAGTGATCGCCGGTGGGAGAGAGAAAGACCTGGGTTTTATGTTTCAGACGGCGAAAGGTCTTGGAGTGAAGGATGCGGTCACGGTCCCTCTGAAAAGAGAGGCGGATGTCACCTATATGCTCTTCTTCAGGAATCATTCTCCCCCTTGAGTTTTTGCTTAGGGTGGCAAAGGGAGAGAGAATTTCTGCCTCTCGCTCTTCCAGCTGTTGTTTAAGTGATCGTCCCAAAACAGGTTGATATGTCATGAACCCTCCGCTGCATAGTGCTTGCTATAATTATGAGTAAAAACAAGTATAAGTTCAATTCCTTACTAGAACATAACATAAAAAAAAATTATGGCAAAAATTTTACATTTCTCTTTTTTTTCTATACACTAAAATAGAATTAGTCGTCCTCTCTTATACTAAGCAACAGGACAATTATTGATAGATAATTGCAGGCAGAGCTCAATTATCTCAAGATAAAAAGGAGCAAGGTATGACCCAGGTAAGTCTTAACGGTACCATAATAGAAACCATAGGTGATTTGCCGGAAGTTGGAGATATGGCAGCAGATTTCTCTCTTACCGCATCGGATTTATCGACAAAAACCCTTGACGATTATACAGGAAATACGGTGGTCTTAAATATTTTTCCTAGTATCGACACCCCTGTTTGTGCCATGAGCGTTCGTAAATTTAACAGTGATGCCGCAGGTAAAAAAAACACTAAGGTTCTTTGTATTTCTGCAGACCTGCCCTTTGCGCATGCCCGTTTTTGTGATGGTGAGGGATTGAAAAATGTTATTCCCCTCTCTGCTTTTCGCTCCCCAAATTTTGGTAAAGATTATGGGCAGACAATTATAACAGGGCCGCTGACAGGACTTCTCGCTCGGGCCGTGGTTATTATCTCGCCTGCGGGTAAAATTCTCTATACAGAGCAGGTGCCAGAGATCACTCAAGAGCCTAATTATAGTAAGGCCCTTCTCCTTCTTGCAGAGTAATATCTTCGGCAAAAGTATAAAAAATAAGAAATATATTTGCAAAATACAGATTTAACTTATAGAGATGTTTTCTGAAGACCATAAACACTCCGTTGTTTTGGACAGAGGAGCTTTCTTGTTTTTTATTACCTATGCTAGGAGAATACAATGTCAGATATTATTTCGGCAGTAGATGCCATGGAAGTTCTCGACTCTAGGGGAAATCCTACCGTACGAGTTTTTGTTACTTTAGATAATGGCACCACATGTGCGGCATCTGTTCCTTCCGGAGCAAGCACAGGCGAAAATGAAGCAATAGAGCTTCGAGACGGAGATGCATCCCGCTATCTCGGCAAGGGAGTGCTTAAAGCTGTTGATAACGTAAAAAATATTATTGCTCCTGCCGTAATTGGCAAAAAAATTACTCATCAGGCTGCAATTGATAATCTGATGATTGAGCTTGATGGTACCGAGACTAAGTCCAGTCTTGGCGCTAATGCCATTCTCGGTGTTTCCATGGCCGTCGCTCGTGCCGGTGCACGTTCCAGTCGCCTGCCACTCTACCAATATCTCGGCGGACCAGGCGCCAGACGCATTCCCGTGCCTGCCATGAACATCATTAATGGTGGAGAGCATGCAGATAACAGTGTGGACATCCAGGAGTTTATGGCTGTGCCTGTGGGCGCACCAAGTTTTGGAGAGGGTCTACGTTATATTGCAGAGACATTTCATAATTTGAAAAAGATCCTTAAGAGTCGTGGTCTTGCAACCAGCGTTGGTGATGAGGGTGGCTTTGCGCCAAACCTTGAAAGCAATGAGGCTGCCATGGATATCATCATTGAAGCCATTGAGGCCAGTGGCTATACCCCAGGAAAAGATATTGCCTTTGCACTCGATAGTGCAGCGAGCTCTTTTTCTCCAGATCTCTGTGGTAGCTATGACCTGAAATGGTCTGGTGGTGGCAAAAAAGACAGTGCTGATATGATTGCCATGGCTCAAAAATGGATTGAGAAATACCCAATCGTTTCTTGGGAAGATCCACTTGCTGAAAACGACTGGGCAGGTTTTCAAAAACTGACAGCTGCCGTTGGCGATAAAATTGATGTTGTCGGTGACGATCTCTTTGTTACCAATACCAAGTATATCGCCCGTGGTATTGAAGAGAAGAGTGCCAACTCTGTACTTATTAAGCTCAACCAAATTGGTACAGTAACTGAAAGTATTGATGCCGTGCGCATGTGTCGTGAGGCGGGTTGGAGATACTTTATCTCTCATCGATCCGGTGAAACAGAAGATACCTTTCTTGCTGATTTTGCCGTAGCAATGGACGGTGGACAACTCAAAACAGGTTCCGCAAGTCGAAGTGAGCGTATTGCTAAATACAATCGTCTTCTTGAAATCGAGCGAGAGCTTGGTGCTAATGCCCTTTACTACTGGTAGATTCCTCTAGGATAGATATGGGAGTCAGTTAGCTGTCTGGTCTGACTCCCTTATCCGTAAATTCAGTACCATTTCATTCTTTTCTGTCTAGCCTCTGTTAATCTTGGAAAATCCCCTCTGCAATAAAAATGTATCAGCAAAAGGTATGGGTAGATCCTGCTCTTGATGAGATCTGCTCTTAGC from the Desulfotalea psychrophila LSv54 genome contains:
- the tpx gene encoding thiol peroxidase, with product MTQVSLNGTIIETIGDLPEVGDMAADFSLTASDLSTKTLDDYTGNTVVLNIFPSIDTPVCAMSVRKFNSDAAGKKNTKVLCISADLPFAHARFCDGEGLKNVIPLSAFRSPNFGKDYGQTIITGPLTGLLARAVVIISPAGKILYTEQVPEITQEPNYSKALLLLAE
- the eno gene encoding phosphopyruvate hydratase encodes the protein MSDIISAVDAMEVLDSRGNPTVRVFVTLDNGTTCAASVPSGASTGENEAIELRDGDASRYLGKGVLKAVDNVKNIIAPAVIGKKITHQAAIDNLMIELDGTETKSSLGANAILGVSMAVARAGARSSRLPLYQYLGGPGARRIPVPAMNIINGGEHADNSVDIQEFMAVPVGAPSFGEGLRYIAETFHNLKKILKSRGLATSVGDEGGFAPNLESNEAAMDIIIEAIEASGYTPGKDIAFALDSAASSFSPDLCGSYDLKWSGGGKKDSADMIAMAQKWIEKYPIVSWEDPLAENDWAGFQKLTAAVGDKIDVVGDDLFVTNTKYIARGIEEKSANSVLIKLNQIGTVTESIDAVRMCREAGWRYFISHRSGETEDTFLADFAVAMDGGQLKTGSASRSERIAKYNRLLEIERELGANALYYW
- a CDS encoding deoxyguanosinetriphosphate triphosphohydrolase, producing MTYQPVLGRSLKQQLEEREAEILSPFATLSKNSRGRMIPEEEHIGDIRLSFQRDRDRILHSKTFRRLKHKTQVFLSPTGDHYRTRLTHVLEVSQIARTVAAALCLNESLTEAIALGHDLGHTPFGHAGEATLNKLHPKGFRHYIHSLRVVDMLEHDGRGLNLTLEVRNGIVRHSKGEGEILPKNTKSLAITLEGQIVRLADIVAYVNHDMDDALRAGVIKRKDLPQEICAVVGDSHAARIGSMVRDLIVETLRGDDGNLHVSEEMLEAIDRMRSFLFKNVYRTEKIYREFEKASRIITDLYHYFLENGLVRRQGMDWTYGEKTPEWEDQQFAHRCVCDYVAGMTDRYALSIYEHIFLPQPWGGHYSGNSSTSFA